In Citrus sinensis cultivar Valencia sweet orange chromosome 3, DVS_A1.0, whole genome shotgun sequence, the sequence ATGTAACAGAGAATCAAAAACCCTAACAGTCAAGAGAACATCGAATGATGAACTCAAATTATTGGATAATTTTCCCGATAGCTTTGAATTACACTTATGAATCTCACCCAATTGCTTCCTCAAAGCAGCAACTTGGCTATCTTTTGcatcaatttcttcttgtaaCCGATTCGAGACAATTTCTAAAGTCCTTAACTTGCTCTGATTCTCTTGCACTCGATGTTCTAAACAAGACCCAATAGCCAAATCTTCCTCAGCACCAATAAAATCAGGATTCTTGCAAACATCTTTATAAAATTGCTTGAAATCAGAGAGTCTCTGAAGATGCGAAACCAGAGCTCTATCAGCCGcctttatattttcttcaacaaaCGGAACATGCGCTGTTTGTAACTGAAGATACGATGCTTCAAACGACGAAAACGTAGCAAAAATCGAAGAAATCAACGTATTCGCCAACTGGGTGTTCACCAAACGGTTTGTTACCGTTGATTTTGAAGAAAGATTACAACTAGGCTCAAATTCGGTGGCCTGGGTCTCTGTCAGCGAAGACTTTGGAATTAAACTCGGCGACTGTTGGGGAACATCGTGCGGCCGGTCAGGCTTGATGACGACGACTTTCTGGTCGGTGATGAAATCCTCGGCGGAGTCGAGGAGAGTAAAGCCCTCGGAGTCGGAGGGATCGTGATCGTGATCGTCTTCGTCGGCAAAGAATTCGAAAGTTTTGGCCTTGAAAGCGATAGCGAATTTCTGAAACATTTCGGAGATTTGTGGGGGCTTTGCCGCTGGTGTTGTTGTGATTAATGAACAAGACTCGTCCATTTCTTTTCCGAGCATGCCAATTTGCAAAAATGCAGAGCTTGAGGCTTGAGCTTTCTTGTGGTCTAGGCTAAGGTTATTACAAAGATTTGGTTGATGCAATTGCGACGCCTTGAGttttactactactactactactttGTCTTTGCGATGTGCTTTGGCTGTCTTGTAAGCAAGGAATGGTAGTCGCTAAATACGGCTGTCACTTCCTCAACTTTTCCGTTgtgtttctttcttctttatttttctcattaatatttttaatgctgAAAGCAAGAAACTAGTTTTCTTTAGGATTTGATAATTCACATGGATCCTTACTGTTTTACATTTTCTCTATTTAGTTCatattacataaataatttttcataatatatttttacacATAATATCGtcggaaattttattttaacatgaGTCTATAAGagtggataaaattaaattaaatactgtcaaatataataaaattttattttaaaaaagaaaaaatttgtgcACCTTAAATTTATTACCTAAGAACTTGtagttatatatttttatattttaaaaagatacaCTTAAAAGAGAGGGGTCGAAATGATATTATCAGTTGTGCTGACTTTTTAGGGAAAATTGTTTAACGGTAAGAAACTTATGAATAAGGggttgttctttttttttttttttttcccatggAATGAGAGACATGTCTAAAATGCTATTTTCAACAATCTTCTGTCTCCCTAGTTTCTGGTCCCCGGAAACAGCAATTATGGACTTCAGCGTTCGGCTGAATGTGACAATAGAGCTGCAAAATATGACACACCCTTTGCTTATTACTTTAAATCTTAGGATCACCTGCATCCAGCCGGTGGATGCACTTGAATTAATAggatttattgatatttaacgGTTGAATACAACTGTGATACGGTACCACAATTACACCGCATGTTTCCTTAAATCTTAtgctaagttgacaaaataaacAGTACTGGCGCAGGACAGTTGAGATTCaggaaattaaattgtattacgtgatattaaatattagtgtAAGTAAGATTCGGGACTTGATTTtcaattgtttaattaataaactaaacCAAATTCAGTTGTCTTCTTCTACTATTCAACGGTGGGTGTAACATCACGTCAGGTTAGGCACGAATAAAAAGCGGGGATTAAAACTAGAACGAGTCCGCTGCCATTATTACAAGTTATGATATCTGAATTCTGATGCCTTTAAAAGGATGTGATGCTTTTGGCAGACAACTTTTAGTGGCTCAACTTTGCAAGCGAAGTAGCTCCTGTCCTGCGCCTTCTTTCATCCTCAAACAAAGTAAGGCAATCAGGGGAAAAGGAAAACTTGATgaagattaaaatattaaatgccCAGAAATTAACCCCCAAGAATGCATTTCAATTGGTTCATTGATTCCCTAAGTTA encodes:
- the LOC102614210 gene encoding protein GRAVITROPIC IN THE LIGHT 1; this encodes MLGKEMDESCSLITTTPAAKPPQISEMFQKFAIAFKAKTFEFFADEDDHDHDPSDSEGFTLLDSAEDFITDQKVVVIKPDRPHDVPQQSPSLIPKSSLTETQATEFEPSCNLSSKSTVTNRLVNTQLANTLISSIFATFSSFEASYLQLQTAHVPFVEENIKAADRALVSHLQRLSDFKQFYKDVCKNPDFIGAEEDLAIGSCLEHRVQENQSKLRTLEIVSNRLQEEIDAKDSQVAALRKQLGEIHKCNSKLSGKLSNNLSSSFDVLLTVRVFDSLLHDVCRAAHKFTKILIDLMKKAGWDLDLAANSVYRDINYAKKGHNQYALLSYVCLGMFRGFDLEGFGLVENEVACNGHDMDSSKASSSMKILLELASSNPLEMISRNRNCEFSRFCERKYQELIHPTMEMSIFSNLDRNEVVLNSWRSLSVFYESFVNMAGSIWMLHKLGFSFDPQVDIFQVERGVDFSMVYMEDVTRSKLVGKTRAKVGFTVVPGFKVGRTVIQSQVYLCGLKCTE